The following proteins are co-located in the Streptomyces sp. DT2A-34 genome:
- a CDS encoding pyridoxamine 5'-phosphate oxidase family protein has product MAAYPQDPGAPDAPYLTFWQERHLCTLTTLRPDGTPHVVPVGVTYDPEARLARVITNKSSAKVGHVLAAGPEGARVAVCQVDGGRWATLEGLAYVRTEHERVAEAERRYAQRYGRTPAPNPDRVVIEIELRRAMGRG; this is encoded by the coding sequence ATGGCCGCATACCCCCAGGATCCGGGCGCGCCGGACGCGCCGTACCTCACCTTCTGGCAGGAGAGGCACCTGTGCACTCTGACGACCCTGCGCCCGGACGGCACCCCCCATGTAGTACCCGTCGGAGTCACATACGACCCCGAGGCGCGACTTGCTCGGGTGATCACGAACAAGTCGAGCGCGAAGGTGGGCCATGTGCTCGCCGCCGGCCCGGAGGGGGCGCGGGTGGCGGTGTGCCAGGTGGACGGGGGACGGTGGGCGACGCTGGAGGGGCTGGCGTACGTCCGGACCGAGCACGAGCGGGTCGCGGAGGCGGAGCGGCGGTACGCGCAGCGGTACGGGCGGACGCCGGCGCCGAATCCCGACCGGGTGGTGATCGAGATCGAGCTGCGGCGGGCGATGGGGCGCGGGTGA
- a CDS encoding helix-turn-helix transcriptional regulator, whose translation MFRTLGGGDLATNQTKATHPHALTELCEEGGRLYANAIRAGRISRADAEPAPCLEELALLHSDPDDPNWLRPVPPAVALAQRLSPIEHEITERRRLSIELSDVFAPFMALSTHATTNDSITVLEGSERINAALNLATAQCQTEMLTVQPSGYRPERSLIQGLERDRPLIERGVRIRTLYPHTARYSPERLAYVDQLSDGKAEHRTIDGVVERLIICDETVAFIPIRDDQKVALELRHRGLIRYLIKVFEFMWDRAVPLSAGAPYETAPDGITDIQHSIAKLLVEGHVDEAIARRLGMNVRTCRAHIAKLAQALGSGSRAQLGYLIAQSGILRQEGAAP comes from the coding sequence ATGTTCAGGACCCTGGGGGGTGGAGATTTGGCAACGAATCAGACTAAAGCGACACATCCCCATGCGCTGACCGAGTTGTGTGAGGAAGGTGGCCGACTTTACGCAAACGCCATCCGCGCGGGACGCATCTCCCGGGCGGATGCGGAACCGGCCCCTTGCCTGGAGGAACTCGCCCTCCTTCACTCCGATCCCGACGACCCGAACTGGCTGCGCCCGGTGCCGCCGGCGGTCGCCCTCGCCCAGCGACTCAGCCCGATAGAGCACGAGATCACCGAGCGCAGGCGGCTGTCGATCGAACTGTCCGACGTTTTCGCGCCGTTCATGGCACTCAGTACTCACGCGACGACCAACGACTCGATCACGGTGCTGGAAGGAAGCGAGCGGATCAACGCGGCGCTCAACCTGGCCACGGCCCAATGCCAAACCGAGATGCTCACGGTCCAGCCGAGCGGCTACCGGCCCGAGCGCAGCCTGATCCAAGGGCTGGAGCGCGACAGGCCCCTGATCGAACGCGGGGTACGGATAAGGACTCTCTATCCGCACACTGCCCGGTACAGCCCCGAGCGACTGGCCTACGTGGATCAGCTCTCCGATGGCAAGGCCGAGCACCGGACCATCGATGGAGTGGTCGAGAGACTCATCATCTGCGACGAGACCGTGGCCTTCATTCCCATCCGAGACGACCAGAAGGTCGCCCTGGAACTCCGCCACCGGGGACTCATCCGCTACCTGATCAAGGTCTTCGAGTTCATGTGGGACCGAGCAGTTCCGCTGAGCGCGGGCGCCCCGTACGAGACCGCCCCCGACGGCATCACGGATATCCAGCACTCCATCGCCAAGCTCCTCGTCGAGGGCCACGTCGACGAGGCCATCGCGCGCCGCCTGGGCATGAACGTCCGTACTTGCCGCGCCCACATAGCCAAGCTGGCCCAGGCGCTGGGCAGCGGCAGCCGTGCCCAGCTCGGCTATCTCATAGCCCAATCCGGAATCCTCAGGCAGGAAGGAGCAGCCCCATGA
- a CDS encoding helix-turn-helix transcriptional regulator, translating to MSAPPHHEHGPEDLCATGTALYERALREGHVRSADSAAAPCLVDFGLLHPAVADLSRLEPVAAAVALHRLLKASEQRIADERQRETKLTETFEPLMRIDGQSTGAESTTTVTVLSGLDRISQAIDQAMADSSGELLAIQPHITHTTYTAPEVHVEALARDQALLDRGGSIRTLYQHTLRHAPSVIARYEQLRGEAEARTLDEVPERLLVIDRTVAFLPASKDRKLALEIRQPAIVTFLATTFERLWRLATPMRPEAVRQQSLNGITHRQRAIAGLLIEGHTDAVIADRLGLNVRTARVHIAKLAATLGSESRAQLGYLIAESGILRQDGVTT from the coding sequence ATGAGCGCACCGCCGCACCATGAGCACGGCCCCGAAGACCTATGTGCGACGGGAACGGCGCTGTACGAGCGCGCCCTGCGCGAGGGGCACGTGCGCTCTGCCGACTCCGCAGCGGCGCCTTGTCTGGTCGATTTCGGCCTCCTGCATCCCGCCGTCGCGGACCTGAGCCGGTTGGAGCCCGTCGCCGCGGCGGTCGCCCTGCACCGCCTGCTGAAAGCGTCCGAGCAGCGGATCGCCGATGAGAGGCAGCGGGAGACGAAGCTGACCGAGACGTTCGAACCGCTCATGCGGATCGACGGCCAGAGCACGGGAGCCGAGAGCACTACCACGGTCACCGTTCTCAGTGGTCTCGACCGCATCAGCCAGGCCATCGACCAGGCCATGGCGGACAGTTCGGGCGAGCTCCTCGCCATCCAGCCACACATCACTCACACCACGTATACGGCTCCCGAGGTCCACGTCGAGGCCCTAGCCCGCGACCAGGCCCTGCTCGACCGCGGCGGCTCCATTCGCACCCTCTACCAGCACACTCTCCGCCACGCACCCTCCGTCATCGCCCGCTACGAGCAACTCCGCGGCGAAGCCGAGGCTCGCACCCTCGACGAGGTTCCCGAACGCCTCCTCGTCATCGACCGCACCGTCGCCTTCCTCCCCGCCAGCAAGGACCGGAAGCTGGCCCTGGAAATCCGCCAGCCAGCCATCGTCACGTTCCTCGCCACCACCTTCGAGCGCCTCTGGCGCCTGGCCACCCCCATGCGTCCAGAAGCCGTCCGGCAGCAATCCCTCAACGGCATCACCCACCGCCAACGCGCCATCGCCGGCCTCCTCATCGAAGGCCACACCGACGCCGTCATCGCCGACCGCCTCGGCTTGAACGTCCGCACCGCCCGCGTCCACATCGCCAAACTCGCCGCCACCCTCGGCAGCGAAAGCCGCGCCCAACTCGGCTACCTCATCGCAGAATCAGGAATCCTCAGACAGGACGGAGTGACTACGTGA
- a CDS encoding LuxR C-terminal-related transcriptional regulator, which produces MTPPSHPGHDAEDLCPAGTKLYEQALREGRVDARNADDASCLVRLGLLQPDLSDLRWLEPVAPAYALHRLLRTAEERIADERRREERLAAVFEPLRRIHRQPTASASHPSISVHSGLDRINRAISESMADATTEVLAIQPHKPKAVIALRDASVVRDQALLDRGGCIRTLYQHTFRHLPELMARYELLEGDVEARTLDEVTERLLIIDRTVAFIPANRDRTLAVEIRHPAIVDYFVTTFDRLWHLATPLYPEAVQQPSLNGITPRQRAIATLLIEGHTDAVIADRLGLNVRTARAHIAKLAATLGSESRAQLGYLIGQSAILDQAG; this is translated from the coding sequence GTGACCCCGCCATCGCACCCGGGCCACGACGCGGAAGACCTATGCCCGGCGGGCACCAAGCTGTACGAGCAGGCGCTGCGCGAAGGGCGCGTGGATGCGCGCAACGCCGACGACGCATCGTGTCTCGTCAGGCTCGGGCTACTCCAGCCTGACCTCAGCGACCTGCGCTGGCTGGAACCGGTCGCCCCGGCCTACGCTCTCCACCGTTTGCTCCGCACTGCCGAGGAACGCATCGCAGACGAGCGCCGACGTGAGGAACGGCTGGCGGCGGTGTTCGAGCCGCTGAGACGCATACACCGCCAGCCGACGGCTTCGGCGAGTCATCCATCGATCAGCGTCCACAGTGGTCTCGACCGAATCAACCGTGCCATCAGCGAGTCGATGGCGGACGCCACTACGGAAGTCCTCGCTATCCAGCCTCATAAACCCAAGGCGGTCATCGCCCTCCGAGACGCCTCCGTGGTGCGCGACCAGGCTCTACTCGACCGTGGCGGCTGCATTCGCACCCTCTACCAGCACACCTTCCGTCATTTGCCCGAGCTGATGGCCCGCTATGAACTCCTCGAAGGCGACGTAGAAGCCCGCACTCTCGACGAGGTCACCGAACGCCTCCTCATAATCGACCGCACCGTCGCGTTCATCCCCGCGAACAGGGACCGCACCCTCGCCGTCGAGATCCGCCACCCGGCCATCGTCGACTACTTCGTCACTACCTTCGACCGCCTCTGGCACCTGGCCACTCCCCTGTACCCGGAGGCTGTCCAGCAACCTTCTTTGAACGGCATCACCCCCCGCCAACGTGCCATCGCCACGCTGCTCATCGAAGGCCACACCGACGCCGTAATCGCCGACCGCCTCGGCTTGAACGTCCGCACCGCCCGCGCCCATATCGCCAAACTCGCCGCAACTCTCGGAAGCGAAAGCCGAGCCCAACTCGGCTACCTCATCGGGCAGTCCGCGATTCTTGATCAGGCAGGCTGA
- a CDS encoding LuxR C-terminal-related transcriptional regulator, with product MTERGGGEHPHGADRLCEGGDRVYSRAVRRGRVPRRDADAVPCLLELALLHPDPDDMDWLVPTSPQEVMTRLLRGVYDEVSASQRRMGSAVAAFEWYTRLGLQPKAPGAEGSAIRVLDGDHRIQAALDEATQACTTEVLTVQPGGIRPEHELTEGLHRSLALRGRGVRMRDLYTHVARHGHGLLNYLELMGESVEARTLDEVIDRLIVFDRTVAFIPANTDRTMALELRHPALVQYLVTVFERFWRLAIPLTAPLPDTGIKGISHREQSIAALLAEGHQDAVIAERLGISVRTCRAHIARLSETLGAASRTQLGVRIAQVGLDGPPRSRNAESSLPPLSLPDQESRTAR from the coding sequence ATGACCGAGCGCGGAGGGGGCGAGCATCCACACGGTGCCGACCGACTGTGCGAGGGCGGGGATCGCGTGTACTCCCGGGCCGTACGGCGGGGCAGAGTGCCGCGCCGGGATGCCGATGCGGTGCCCTGCCTGTTGGAACTTGCGCTGCTCCATCCGGATCCCGACGACATGGACTGGCTGGTGCCGACGTCCCCGCAGGAGGTCATGACCCGGCTGCTGCGCGGGGTGTACGACGAGGTCAGCGCGAGCCAGCGGCGGATGGGCTCGGCGGTGGCGGCGTTCGAGTGGTACACCCGGCTCGGGCTGCAGCCCAAGGCGCCCGGCGCGGAGGGCTCGGCGATTCGAGTCCTGGACGGTGACCACCGCATCCAGGCAGCGCTGGACGAGGCGACTCAGGCGTGCACGACGGAGGTGCTGACCGTCCAGCCCGGCGGCATCCGTCCCGAGCACGAGCTGACAGAGGGCCTGCACCGGTCGCTGGCGCTACGGGGCCGAGGCGTGCGGATGCGCGACCTGTACACACACGTGGCCAGACACGGTCATGGATTGCTCAACTACCTGGAGTTGATGGGTGAGTCGGTGGAGGCGCGCACGCTGGACGAGGTAATCGACCGGCTGATCGTCTTCGACCGTACGGTCGCCTTCATCCCCGCGAACACGGACCGCACGATGGCGCTGGAACTCCGCCACCCGGCCCTGGTCCAGTACTTGGTAACGGTCTTCGAACGCTTCTGGCGCCTGGCGATCCCCCTCACGGCTCCTCTGCCCGACACTGGCATCAAGGGCATCTCTCACCGTGAACAGTCCATCGCCGCGCTGCTGGCGGAAGGCCACCAGGATGCGGTGATCGCGGAACGGCTCGGCATAAGCGTCCGCACGTGCCGGGCACACATCGCGCGCCTCTCGGAGACGCTGGGCGCGGCCAGCCGTACGCAACTGGGCGTCCGTATCGCCCAGGTCGGCCTGGACGGCCCTCCCCGATCGAGAAACGCCGAGTCATCGTTACCGCCGCTCAGCCTGCCTGATCAAGAATCGCGGACTGCCCGATGA